The Stutzerimonas stutzeri DNA window CCGCCAGACAACCCATACCTGCGGCTCCTCAACGAGGCCGCAAAGCGCGAAGATTCAGCCCTTGGGGGCAAGGAGGGGTCGTCTCAGAAAACGGAAAATAAAGCACGTTAAGCTCCAATTTCGCGCAGGTACTGGTACAACGTTTCGCGGCTGATGCCAAATTCACGGGCCAGCTTTGCCTTTTGTTCGCCGGCCTTGACGCGTTGCAGAAGTTCAGCGGCGCGTTCGGGCGAAAGCGCTTTCTTGCGGCCCCTGTAAGCTCCGCGCTGTTTGGCGAGCGCGATGCCTTCCCTCTGCCGCTCGCGGATCAATGCTCGCTCGAACTCGGCGAACGCGCCCATGACCGACAACATCAAGTTCGCCATCGGCGAATCCTCGCCGGTGAAGGTCAGGCATTCTTTGACGAACTCGATGCGCACACCGCGCCTGGTCAGCTTTTGCACAAGGCGGCGCAGGTCATCGAGGTTGCGGGCCAAGCGATCCATGCTGTGCACCACCACCGTATCTCCTTCGCGCACGAAGGCCAGCAGCGAGTCAAGTTCTGGGCGCTGGGTGTCCTTGCCCGATGCCTTGTCGGTGAATACCTTTCCGACTTCGACCTGTTCCAGTTGCCGCTCCGGGTTTTGGTCGAAGCTGCTGACCCGGACGTAGCCGATACGTTGACCTTGCAAGATGCCCCCAAACAGAAAAGTGTCAGGAATAAATCTATGACCTTGAGCAGCCTGTGTCAATAAATTAAGCGATGGAGTCTATCCGGACGTTTCTGGGTAGGCTGTCCTGACGTCAGGTTAGGGCATGCCTCAATCTGACGGTAGCGAGTCGCAGGCGTTCGGATCGGCATCGGTTTCGTTCCCTGTCTTGGCACGCGCTTCGAAGCGTTGATAACACTCCAACCCGCAGAAGTGCTCGACGTATTCCGCGCCTTCCGGGGTGAAGGCGGCATCGAGCGGGATTTCCTTGCAGCACACGCAGCAACTGGTGGTGGTCGAGTCACTTGCATTCATGGTGGCACCCCTCCATTGACTGACGAAGACGGCGAATGCCGCCGCCGGCATTGGCTTCGCGAACAGGAAGCCTTGTCCTGTGTCGCAGTCCGCTTGTCGCAATAGATCAAGACTCGCCGATGTTTCCACGCCTTCAGCCACCACATCCATGCCCAGCCCGTGCGCAAGCTGAATCACGGTGTGCACGATGGTTTGGTCGCGGCGGTCGTTGGCGAGCCCGGCGACAAACGATTGGTCGATCTTGAGCGTGCTGATTGGGCAGCACTTCAGATGTTGCAGACAGGAATACCCCGTCCCGAAGTCATCGGCGGCGAAGCGCACACCGATCTGCCGCAAGGCGTCCAGGGCGGGGAAGATCGCCGGATCACCAAACGCGACCGATTCGGTCAGCTCGATTTCGAGATACTCGGCGGGCAACTCGGCATCAGCCAGCACGCCCTTTACCCACCCGTCGAAGTCCGGTCCCACTTGGCTCGCCGAAACATTGACGGCCAGCCGGAACGGTCGCCATGCCAGCATTCGCCAGTCACGCATCTGGCGGCAGGCTTCGCCCAGCACCCAAGCGCCGATTTCAGGCATCAGGCCGGACGATTCGACCACGGGCAGGAACTGGCCCGGTGGCAATAGTCCAAGCGTCGGATGACGCCAGCGCAACAGGGCTTCCGCGCCGACAATCCCACCACTGCGCAGATCGACGACGGGCTGGTAGTGCAGTTCAAGCTGCCCGCGCTCGACCGCTTGGGCCAGTTCCGGCGTCGTCCATCCATCCGGCCGGAAAGCGCTCATTCTCTTTCCCTGAATGCCCGCAACGCCCGCGACAGGGACAGAAGGAACAGGCCGGTCAAACCGAGCGCCGCGATGACCCAATGCTCGCCGAGGAAAGCACCGGCGGTTGTGCCGGCCAGCACGACAGCGAGGATGGGCAGGTGGCAGGGGCAAGTCAGCACAGCCAGTCCGCCCCACAGGTAGCCGGTGATCGGTTTGTGCGTCTCGGACGGCAAGCGCTCGGGGTTGTTCATGGCAGACTCTCCGCGTGCTGTGCCGGCTCGGTCGGCAGGGTGGCCAACTGCACTTCCAGATCGGCCAACGCTTCGCGCCGACGCTCGACGAACTGACGCAGCAGGGCAAGCTGCGCGGCCGCTTCGTCGCCGTCCGCCGCATCCAGCGCCCGGCACAGCCGCGCCAGCGCGTCGAGGCCGATGCCCGCCTCGAAGGCCGCCCGCACGAAGCACAGCCGTTGCAAGGCGGCGTCATCGAACAAGCCGTAGCCGCCTGGTGTGCACGCCACCGGGCGCAGCAATCCGCGCAGCAGGTAGTCGCGCACGATATGCACGCTCACCCCGGCATCAAGAGCCAGCCGGGACACCGTGTAGGCGTTCATTGAACACCTCCTTTTTCTCACCCGGCGCAGCAGGAAAGCTGCTTCACATCCTTGTTGAAGGTCTGCGCCGCGAGCTTCAACCCCTCGACCATCGTCAGGTAGGGGAACAACTGGTCGGCCAGTTCCTGCACCGTCATGCGGTTGCGAATGGCCAGAGCCGCCGTCTGGATCAGTTCACCCGCTTCCGGCGCGACCGCCTGTACGCCGATCAGCCGATGGCTGCCTTCCTCGATAACCAACTTGATGAAGCCGCGTGTGTCGAAGTTGGCGAGCGCACGCGGCACGTTGTCCAAGGTCAAGGTGCGGCTGTCGGTCTCGATCCCGTCGTGGTGGGCTTCCGCCTCGCTGTAGCCCACGGTCGCCACTTGCGGATCGGTGAACACCACGGCCGGCATTGCGGTCAGGTCGAGCGCCGCATCGCCGCCGGTCATGTTGATCGCGGCACGGGTGCCGGCCGCTGCCGCCACATAGACGAACTGCGGCTGGTCGGTGCAGTCGCCGGCCGCGTAGATGTTCGGGTTGCTCGTGCGCATGCCTTGGTCGATGGCGATGGCACCTTGCGCATTGACAGTGACCCCCGCTGCGTCCAGCGCGAGGCTGCGCGTGTTCGGTGTCCGACCGGTGGCAACCAGCAGTTTGTCGGCGCGCAATTCACCGTGCGTGGTGGTCAGCACGAATTCACCGTCCATATGGGCGACCTGGCTGGCTTGCGTGTGCTCCAGCACCTCGATGCCCTCGGCACGGAAAGCGGCTGTCACCGCCTCGCCGATGGCCGGGTCTTCACGGAAGAACAAGGTATTGCGCGCCAGGACCGTGACCTTGCTGCCCAGCCGGGCAAAGGCTTGCGCCAGCTCCAGCGCCACCACCGACGAGCCGATTACGGCAAGGCGTTCGGGAATGGTGTCGCTCGCCAGGGCCTCGGTGGAAGTCCAGTAGGGTGACTCTTTCAAGCCCGGAATCGGCGGGACCGCCGGGCTGGCACCCGTGGCGACCAGGCAGCGGTCGAACATCACGACGCGCTCGCCACCCTCGTTCAAACGGACGGTAAGGCTCTGGTCGTCCTTGAAGCGCGCCTCACCGTGCACAACGGTGATGGCCGGATTACCGCCCAGGATGCCTTCGTACTTGGCGTGCCGCAGTTCGTCGACGCGGGCCTGCTGCTGGGCCAGCAGCTTACTGCGGTCAATCGTAGGCACAGTTGCCGCAATACCGCCATCGAACGGGCTTTCCCGGCGCAGATGGGCGATGTGGGCGGCGCGGATCATGATCTTGGACGGCACACAGCCGACATTGACGCAGGTGCCGCCGATGGTGCCGCGCTCGATCAGCGTGACCTGCGCGCCTTGCTCGACGGCTTTCAGCGCCGCCGCCATCGCGGCTCCACCGCTGCCAATGACCGCTACCTGCACCGGGGGCTCGTTGCCACTGTGCTTTTCGGCGGCGGCCATCCATCCCCGCACCTTGTCGAGCAGTCCGACGCGGTTGTCCGCCAGTGGCGCATCGGCTAGCGTTGCCTTGTAGCCCAGTCCGGCCACGGCGGCAGTCAGCGCGTCCGGCGATGTGCCCGGCACGATGGCGAGTTGCGCTGTGCCCTTCGGATAGGACACCAGCGCCGACTGCACGCCTGGCACTTTTTCCAGCGCTTCCTTGACGTGCGCCGCGCACGAGTCGCAAGTCATGCCGGTGATTTTTAGATGGGTCATGCAACAGATCCTTTATCGTTTGTGGCGCCAGACAATGACGTCCGTTGTGCTGCGGTGCCGTTTTCAGTGACTCACTGCTTGACGCTGGACGGATAGCCCGCGTCTGCGGTTGCCTTGGTCAGCTTCTGCACGCTGGTCTTGGCATCGTCGAAGGTGACGACCGCTTGGCGTGTCTCGAAAGTCACGTCAACTTTGCTGACGCCTTCGACCTTGGAAATCGCCTTCTTGACAGTGATCGGGCAGGCGGAGCAGGTCATGCCCGGTACGGACAGCGTGACGGTCTGGGTGGCGGCCCAGACGGGGGCAACAACGGCGGCGAGGGCGAGGGAGGCAAACAGTTTCTTCATGGTGAACTCCGATCAGTAGAAAAATGGCATGACGTAGGGAAATCCGAGCGCGACCAGAACCAGCGCGGCCACGATCCAGAAAATGAGCTTGTAAGTAGCTCGCACTTGGGGAATCGCGCAGACCTCACCCGGTTTGCAGGCCGCTGCCTGCCGGTAGATGCGCCGCCAGGCGAAGAACAACGCCACCAGCGCCACGCCGATAAAGATGGGGCGATAGGGTTCCAACACCGCCAAGTTGCCGATCCAAGCGCCGCTGAACCCCAAGGCGATCAGAACCAACGGCCCGAGGCAGCAAGCCGAGGCGAGGATGGCGGCAAGCCCTCCAGTGAAGAGCGCGCCGCGCCCGGTTTTTGGTTCAGACATGCGCTTGTCCTTTCGAATTGAAATTGGATAGCGTAACCTTACTTCCGTACTCATGTACGGAGTCAAGCGATATGGAAAACAATTTGGAGAACCTGACCATTGGCGTTTTCGCCAAGGCGGCCGGGGTCAATGTGGAGACCATCCGTTTCTATCAGCGCAAGGGCTTGTTGCTGGAGCCTGACAAGCCCTATGGCAGCATCCGCCGCTATGGCGAGGCGGATGTAACGCGGGTGCGCTTCGTGAAATCAGCCCAGCGGCTGGGCTTCAGCCTGGATGAGATCGCCGAGCTGCTGCGGCTGGAGGATGGCACCCATTGCGAGGAAGCCAGCAGTCTGGCCGAGCACAAGCTCAAGGACGTGCGCGAGAAAATGGCTGACCTGGCGCGCATGGAGGCCGTGCTGTCTGAGTTGGTGTGCGCCTGCCATGCGCGAAGGGGGAACGTTTCCTGCCCGCTGATCGCGTCACTACAGGGTGGAGCAAGCTTGGCAGGTTCGGCTATGCCTTAGCGTGCTTTATTTTCCGTTTTCTGAGACGACCCCTTAGAAAGCCTAGTCAAAGAGCTGTCACGAGAACACCGTTAGCTTAGCGTACGATTTTTTCCGAATTCTGCGGTTCCCCCAAGTCGCAGATAACCGCTCTGCAGTCACTCGAACGACAACTCGTATCACTGCGGGCTAATTGCAGTGATGGGCGGGAAGTTGAGGCTTGTGGAATTCTCGCTGGCATTAGCGAGGACGCGTGCATTAAATTAATGGCGTTGGGGCTTACTGGCCTGTTAGCCGTTGTTTATACCAACCGGGGCGCTCAAAAACTCAACCGTATGGATCTTCCCATCAGGGGTCTTAACCTTCATCTCGTACGTTTGAACTTTGCCGTTAGTTCTATAACTCTGAATCATTCCGGTCGTACCGGTCGTCCCTGCAGGTGCTATGCTCAGCACTTTACCTTCTTTAACAAGTATTTTAAGGGTGGGATTTGTTACTGACGCACTCTCAAGGCGCTGCATTGTTAGTTCCCCTCCGTCTTCAGCCATAGCGAGCGAAGAAGCAGCGGCCAGAAAGAACGGCAGGATTACTTTAGCAGGGCGGTTCATTTGTTACCCTCTTGGGTTAGTAGATACCTTTAGATTAAAGGGTTGACCCTTACCAGAAGATGTTCTTCGCATTACAAAGCAGTAATTAACCATCGCTTTCTGCCGATTCGGCTCTGTTTTAAACTCATCGTTTTTGTAGACCATCCCACGCTCGATTAGGCCATGCATGCATTACATGCATGCATTAAATGTATGGCGTTGGTCTGATGGGGAGTGGGTACCAAGCCGTATCACTTTGAATCAGGCGTGCCGAGGAAAGGTGAGTTCGAATGTGGTCCGACCGTCTTTGCTGGCGACGGCCACGTGGCCTTTGTGGAGGTTCATCACTGAACGGACAATAGCTAGCCCCAATCCTGCCCCACGAGGTTGTATGCCGTTAACGCGGTAAAAGCGGTCGAACAGGTGCGGGAGATGATCCGATTCGATAGTCGCGCCATGATTGGTGACAGCCAGCGAGACGATGTCTATGTCCTTCTCAAGTATCTTAATTTCGACCGTGCTGCCAGTATTCGAATGCCGCAACGCGTTGGATAGCAGGTTGGAAATGGCCCGTTGGACCATAAGCCGATTTCCTAGAACTATGGCATCGCCCGTTACCGTCGTTGCGACTCCGGCTTCTTCGGCGAGGACTTCGAGGTATTCACAGACGCGATTCGCCTCACTTCCCAGGGATAGTTGTTCGAGTTTCAGTGCTGGGCTGGCGTGGCTGGCCTGGGCGAGAAACAGCATGTCTGACACGATTCGATCCATGCGTTCGAGCTCTTCGACCGACGATTCGAGCACTTCCCTATATTGCTCCTTGCTTCGCTCACGCACCAATGTCACCTGCGCCTTGCCTATCAGGTTATTTAGGGGAGTCTTCAACTCATGGGCCACATCGTCCGAGAATTGTGACAGTTGCTGAACTCCGTCATCGAGTCGATGAAGCATTACGTTGAGGCTGTGCGCCAATTCCTGAAGCTCTAGTGGAAGCCGATCGCTACTGATTCGGGGTGATAGGTCCTGTGTCGATACCTTAGTCGCCAAGGCCCGGAACTTGCGAAGCGGTCGCAAACCGTTGTTAGCAACTAGCCATCCAGCCAACCCGATCAACATCAGCAGCATCGGCACAGTCACTAAGGCCGAGCGCAGGAATGCAGCCACTAGCAGTTGATCGGCACTGCGATCTTGCGTAAGTAAAAGCGTCATTGGAGCCAGTCCCGGGACCTGTATTTGCTTGCGCCCGGTTAGCATCTGCACGCCGTCTTCCGTGGTCCAGCCTAGGTATTCACCGTCTCTGTTCACAAGATCCATCTGCTGCGGCGCATGGGCGAACCGGCCGATACTAAAAATGGGGGATTTGGCTCTATCGCCGATGACGGTAATCGAAAGGTTGTCATGGCCGAGTACCGTATCGCTCAGTGCGTGTTGCCAGGAGCGGCCCATACGGGCTTTGGTGTCTTCTAGGAGTCCATGATCGATCTGCGAGAGCTTGGCCGTCACTTCCTCCTGGGCGCGCAGTTCCAGTTGGCGCACAAGTACCCAGTAGCTCAGTGCAATCAACAGCGCGACCAAGACGGCGCCGGTCAATGTGATTTGAAGCGCGAGACGCGATGCGAGGCTGAGTGGCTTCAAGGCCGCGCCTCCAGCACGTAGCCGACACCGCGAATGGTGTGTATCAGGCGATCGCCAAAGGGTTCGTCCACCTTCATCCGTAGGCGACGGATTGCAACATCCACCACATTGGTATCGCAGTCGAAGTTGATGTCCCACACCAGGGCGGTTATTTCGGTACGCGTGAGAACCTCGCCAGTCCGGCGCATGAGCAGATGCAGTAGCGCAAATTCTTTGCTGGTGAGATCAATACGCTGACCGCTCCTGTAGGCCCGATGCCGGCCCGGGTCGAGTTCGAGGTCGGCTACACGCAGATTGCTCGGGAGTGCGACCGCCTCGCCTCGCCGCAACAATGTTCGGATACGAGCGAGCAGCTCGGGGAACTGGAACGGCTTGACCATATAGTCGTCGGCGCCCGACTCCAGGCCGCGGACCTTTTGCTCTAAGCGGCCATTGGCCGTCAGCATGATGACGCGTGTCTGCTTACGTCGCCTGATGAGTTCGAGCACCTCCCACCCGTCCATGGTTGGCAGATTCACGTCTAGCAGCACGATGTCATAGTCGTTCTGCAGTGCCAGGTGGAATCCATCGAGCCCATCACTTACGCAATCGACCGTGTAACCACACTCGATGAGACCCTGCTGCAGGTATTCCGCAGCTTTAATCTCGTCTTCTACAACCAGAATGCGCATGTTTTCAGATGACTCAGCAATGAGGTGCGCGGTAAGCGGAACCAAAAAATTATTCATGTAGCAACTAGGCCAAGACTAACGCGGCTTGCCCAGCATGGAAGGCAGGCCGTAAAGATCAGCCTAGGGAAGCGGGAAGCACTTTAACGCGGTAAAAGTCCTGCGGGGCTGTCTTGCAAATTTGTAATCTACCTGTCATTTGGTTGGCCCGCAGCGCAAGGAGGTGCACTTAAGCAAAAAAAGGCGCCCTACGGGCGCCTGAAACACATCTTCAAACCAAGGGAGCACAAAAAGAAGATGTGGTGTTGCTCGTAGTGCTTCACAGGATCGAGAGCGGGTACTCGGCGATGAATCGAACCTCATTGAGGTCGGACTCGAAAGCAGTCGCCCGTGTTGTAGCCTGGCGCACCCGCAGAGAGAGGTCCTTGAACGAGCCTGTCTGTACAACGTAGCGTGCTTCGACGTCGCGTTCCCAGCGCTTCTGTCCGGACAGAGGCGCGCCGTTATCGTCTTGGCGCATATATACCTCATTTGCGTTGCTGTAATCGGCGCCCCAGCCGCGGGCGTAGCGAGTCATGAACGTAAGCCCAGGTATGCCGTAACCCGCCATGTTCAGGTCATAACGCAGCATCCAGGACTGCTCTTTAGGTGAGTTGAAATCACTGTACTGGATGGAGTTATTCAGGTAGATCGAGTCCGCTTGGCGCAAGTAGTCAAAGTCGTTGTTACCGTTGTTTCGCTGATACGACGCCGTGACGGTGTGCGCGCCGAAGGCGACACCCAGACTGGAACTCCAGATGCTGTTGTTAAACTCGCCCAGCAATTTCCGACCTTCGTCGGTTGCCTTGTAGTAGTTGAAGCTGCCCAGCAGCACGACGGCATCGGAAAGTGGATAGGTGGCCGAGACACCGAAATAATGTTGATCCCAGGCATCCTTCAGCCGGCTGGTATACAGGCTAAGACTGAGGTTTTCGTTCACGCTATAGTCGCCGCCTGCGTAGCCGAGCCAAGGCGAGTCGACGCCGCCGCCATAAAACGTGACGAAGTCATCGTTCGTGTTGCTGGTATTGGGCTGGCTCATCGCGTGCAGGCGGCCGCCCTGGAGGGTGAGGTCGTCCAGCGAGTTGTTCACAACGGTGACACCCTTGAAAGACTCCGGCAGCAGCCGTGCGTCACCAAAGTGCACGACAGGAGTAGCGGGAAATACATCGCCTGCCTTGATCTCGGTGCCCAAGAACCGTGCTTTCACGGCCCCCCCTACTCGAGAAAAGTCATCCTCGGCATCGCCGGCGCTATTGTAGGGGAGAAGATCGACGGTTCCGCCAGCACCGGAACGTCCTGATCCAGAATCGAGTTTGAGGCCGAGCATGGCGAAGGCGTCGACGCCGATCCCCACCGAGCCTTGGGTATATCCGGACTCAAAGAATGCCATCAGTCCGTGAGCCCATTCCTCAGAATAGCCATTGCCGGTGGCGCTCCCACCGTCGCGAAAATCTCGGTTGAAATAAAAGTTGCGATTTATCAGCGAAAGCGTGCTGCCTTCGATGAAGCCCTCCGCTGTTTCCGATTGGGCAAAGACCGGGGCGCTGCCCAGTGCCAGTGAAAGGGCTGTAAGTGAAAGGGCGGCCTTTTTGCTCATGATGATGCTCCTGATATACGGCATGTCAGCGCTCGAATGACGCCTTCGCCTTTTTGTTCGAGTGCCGGGCGATGATCTTCCCCTGTAAATGACCGCAGGATTAGCGGTAAATGACGATCTCGTAATCTTGAGCGGTGCAATCGCAGATATTCCTTGGATTACAAATTTGTAATGTCGTAGTCACCCGGCCGATATCCGCGCTTATCTAAAGTCACGCCGCTTAGCCATCAGCTATCTGGCCGGTTTAGTGCGGCTGAGGAAACGCTATCGACGAAGGGGGCACTGCACTGCAGTGTTGCGTATGTATCAAAAGAAACGCTTGTATCTGCTTGCTAGCGGGCTGCTTGGGCTCGGGCTGGCACTAATGTCGCTCGAGGTGGGCGCGCAAGACGGTCTGACACTGGAGCGGGCCGTGTCCCTTGCGTATGAACGCAACCCAGAATTTTCCGCTGCGCGGTCGGAGATCGGCATCGCAAGCGGTCTGCGCCGCCAAGCTGGGGTTATCCCGAACCCGGAATTAGGGTTCGAGGTGGAAGACACTCAGTCCGACCGCCAGACCCGCTCAATTACAATCACCCAGTCGATCGAGTTGGGCGGCAAGCGCGGCGCTCGAATCGGCGTGGCGGATGCTAATCGCTCGATGGTGGATGCCGATCTCGACCTTCGACGCCAAGGATTACGTGCAGATGTGATCCAGGCATTCTTCGCCGCCCTGCGTGCCCAGGAGGGCATGCAACTGGCCGAGGCCTCTCTGTCATTGGCCGAGCGGGCTGCTAAGGTCGCCGACGCACAGGTCGATGCCGGAAAAGTTTCGCCAGTGGAGGCGACGCGCGCCGATATGCAACTGGCGTCCGTACAACTGGACCTGCGGCGAGCACGCCAGGAATGGGACAACGCTCGACAGATGCTAGCGCGCCTGCTCGGGACCGACGCACCGGAGTTTGGCAGTTTGCTGGGCAGTTTCGAACACCTGCCAGATGTGCCTAGCGAATCTGCATTATTGGCGCGCGTGCGTGAGAGTGCCGATATGCGTAGGGCTCTGCGCCAAGTGGCCTTGAGTGAAGCCGAGCTGGGGCTTCAGCGAAGCCAGCGCTACCCGGACATAAGCGTCAGTATCGGTAGCCAGTACGACGAAATCGAGCGTGAGCGCGTCAACCTCGTCGGCCTCTCTGTTCCGCTGCCTTTATTCGATCGTAACCAAGGCAATGTTCTGGCGGCCGCACGGCGGGCGGAGCAGGCGCGTGATCTTCGTAATGCGGCAGAGCTGCGCGTTCGTGCGGAGATCCAGCAGGCCCTTCGCGACTGGCGTACCGCACGTGCAGACGTCGAGGAAATACGCAACCGGATACTGCCGGCAGGACAGCGAACCGTGGAAGCGGCCACACGTGGTTTCAGTCTTGGCCGCTTCGCGTTCCTCGACGTGCTCGACGCACAGCGTGCGCTGATAGATGCACGCACGCGCTATCTGCAGTCATTGCAAGCCGTGGTCGACGCCTGGGCGCGTATCGAGCGGCTGTACGGACCTACCACTACCTTCGAATGACCGAAACGCCGCCATTACGTATTGGCGGTGGGGGAGCTTGCATGAAAAAACAGACGGGAATCGCTCTGGCGGTCGCTTTGGTACTGCTGACCGGCGTTGGCGTAAAACAGGGCTTCGTTCTTGAGGCGCAGGCCAGCGATAACAAGGCTGAGCACGCCGAGGATGGCCACGCGCATGAGGATGGAGAAAGCGGTCACGAGGAATCTGAGAACGACCATGGGGACGAAGACGGTCATGACGCTGAAGGCGATGGCCACGGCCATGGTGACGAAAGCGGTCATGGCGGTGAGGAGGACGAGCACGGCAACGAAACGCATGCCGAAGGTGAGATTGAGCTTTCCGAAGAGCAGATACGTGCCGCAGGCATTCAGCTAAGCAAGGCCGGACCGGCTGAAATCGGCTCGTCTGTATCTTTGCCGGGCGAGCTGCGTTTCGACGAAGACCGTACCGCACATGTCGTGCCCCGTGTGGCCGGCGTTGTCGAATCGGTTTCGGTCAACCTGGGTGACCAAGTGAAGAAGGGCCAGTTGCTGGCGGTTATCGCCAGCGAGCAGCTGTCCGAGCAGCGTAGTGAGCTGGCTGCCGCCGAGCAGCGCCTCCGGCTGGCTCGCACCTTGTTCGAGCGTGAGCGCACCCTATGGCAGGAGCGTATCTCTGCAGAACAGGACTATTTGCAGGCCCAGCAGAGCCTGCGCGTAGCAGAAATCGACTTGCGTAATGCCCAAGAAAAAACACGGGCGCTGGGCGGCGGAAGTGGCGCAGGCGTAGGCAACCGCTACGAGCTGCGCGCACCTTTCGATGCAGTGGTCGTCGAGAAGCATATTGTGCTGGGCGAGCGTGTGGATGAAACGACCAGCGTCTTCACTCTGACTGATTTGTCGCGGGTTTGGGCCACGTTCAGCGTACCTGCCCGTGATTTGATGCGCGTAACCGTCGGCCGAGAAGTCGAAGTTGTTGCCGGCGAGCTAGGCGTGCGAACAATGGGGAAGGTCGCCCATGTGGGCAGCCTGCTGGGCGAGCAGACGCGTGCCGCGACAGCCCGCGTGACCCTGGCCAACCCCGATGGGGCTTGGCGTCCCGGTCTTTTCGTGACGGTCCGAGTTAGCGCCGACGGACGTAGTGTTCCGGTCACGGTTCCAGTCGAGGCGGTCCAGACCGTCGAAAACGCGCCGACGGTTTTCGTTCGCACGCCGCACGGCTTCCAGGCGCACCCGGTTTCGCTGGGCCAGCGCGACGAAAATCGCGTGGAAATTCGTGACGGATTGCAGGCCGGCCAACAGATCGCGACCGCTGGCAGCTTCATCCTGAAATCCGAACTCGGCAAAGGCTCCGCCGAGCACGTTCACTGATCCTCCGGATACCTAACTCATGTTCGAACGTATTCTTCGCTTCGCCATCGAGCAGCGCTGGCTAGTGCTGCTGGCGGTCTTGGGCATGGCGGGCGTCGGGGTTTATAGCTATCAGCGCTTACCTATCGACGCTGTGCCCGACATCACCAATGTACAGGTTCAAATTAACGCCGCAGTCCCAGGCGCGTCGCCGCTTGAAACCGAGCAACGCGTTACCTTCCCCATCGAGACGGCGATGGCCGGCTTGCCCCACCTGCGCCAGACACGTTCATTATCGCGCTCCGGGTTCGCTCAGATCACCGTAATCTTTGATGATGGCACCGATCTCTATTTCGCCCGGCAATTGGTGAGTGAACGGCTGCAGGCCGCGAGCAACGAGCTTCCGCAGGGCGTGGAGGTCACTCTCGGTCCCATCTCCACCGGCCTGGGGGAAATCTTCCTCTGGACGGTCGAGGCCGAGCCCGAGGCGCGCCGTCCTGATGGTCAGCCCTACACGCCGACCGACCTGCGTG harbors:
- a CDS encoding heavy metal response regulator transcription factor, giving the protein MRILVVEDEIKAAEYLQQGLIECGYTVDCVSDGLDGFHLALQNDYDIVLLDVNLPTMDGWEVLELIRRRKQTRVIMLTANGRLEQKVRGLESGADDYMVKPFQFPELLARIRTLLRRGEAVALPSNLRVADLELDPGRHRAYRSGQRIDLTSKEFALLHLLMRRTGEVLTRTEITALVWDINFDCDTNVVDVAIRRLRMKVDEPFGDRLIHTIRGVGYVLEARP
- a CDS encoding TolC family protein, with the translated sequence MYQKKRLYLLASGLLGLGLALMSLEVGAQDGLTLERAVSLAYERNPEFSAARSEIGIASGLRRQAGVIPNPELGFEVEDTQSDRQTRSITITQSIELGGKRGARIGVADANRSMVDADLDLRRQGLRADVIQAFFAALRAQEGMQLAEASLSLAERAAKVADAQVDAGKVSPVEATRADMQLASVQLDLRRARQEWDNARQMLARLLGTDAPEFGSLLGSFEHLPDVPSESALLARVRESADMRRALRQVALSEAELGLQRSQRYPDISVSIGSQYDEIERERVNLVGLSVPLPLFDRNQGNVLAAARRAEQARDLRNAAELRVRAEIQQALRDWRTARADVEEIRNRILPAGQRTVEAATRGFSLGRFAFLDVLDAQRALIDARTRYLQSLQAVVDAWARIERLYGPTTTFE
- a CDS encoding OprD family porin, which translates into the protein MSKKAALSLTALSLALGSAPVFAQSETAEGFIEGSTLSLINRNFYFNRDFRDGGSATGNGYSEEWAHGLMAFFESGYTQGSVGIGVDAFAMLGLKLDSGSGRSGAGGTVDLLPYNSAGDAEDDFSRVGGAVKARFLGTEIKAGDVFPATPVVHFGDARLLPESFKGVTVVNNSLDDLTLQGGRLHAMSQPNTSNTNDDFVTFYGGGVDSPWLGYAGGDYSVNENLSLSLYTSRLKDAWDQHYFGVSATYPLSDAVVLLGSFNYYKATDEGRKLLGEFNNSIWSSSLGVAFGAHTVTASYQRNNGNNDFDYLRQADSIYLNNSIQYSDFNSPKEQSWMLRYDLNMAGYGIPGLTFMTRYARGWGADYSNANEVYMRQDDNGAPLSGQKRWERDVEARYVVQTGSFKDLSLRVRQATTRATAFESDLNEVRFIAEYPLSIL
- a CDS encoding efflux RND transporter periplasmic adaptor subunit; amino-acid sequence: MKKQTGIALAVALVLLTGVGVKQGFVLEAQASDNKAEHAEDGHAHEDGESGHEESENDHGDEDGHDAEGDGHGHGDESGHGGEEDEHGNETHAEGEIELSEEQIRAAGIQLSKAGPAEIGSSVSLPGELRFDEDRTAHVVPRVAGVVESVSVNLGDQVKKGQLLAVIASEQLSEQRSELAAAEQRLRLARTLFERERTLWQERISAEQDYLQAQQSLRVAEIDLRNAQEKTRALGGGSGAGVGNRYELRAPFDAVVVEKHIVLGERVDETTSVFTLTDLSRVWATFSVPARDLMRVTVGREVEVVAGELGVRTMGKVAHVGSLLGEQTRAATARVTLANPDGAWRPGLFVTVRVSADGRSVPVTVPVEAVQTVENAPTVFVRTPHGFQAHPVSLGQRDENRVEIRDGLQAGQQIATAGSFILKSELGKGSAEHVH